A portion of the Plasmodium gaboni strain SY75 chromosome 5, whole genome shotgun sequence genome contains these proteins:
- a CDS encoding hypothetical protein (conserved Plasmodium protein, unknown function) translates to MKNYTFNIVKEKKEKKTVKQYDNIIAETLCSYKKYCCVHKKKDDNDNNYNNLILEKKIRHIEDNIKKNNFIHLNDVKKDKFQYNNESYFRNFNINLCIRKELLKDNILNKIKYYINEYVYDVKDKISHEILHANDKKRLLKTYIYELKKNNFLILENLYFYFCIINNYYDYALTKMFHSLLLVFNQKEEKDILLVIYLFLILLNENNINKYISYIFDCLILILNADKYNIPTDERDDTHRLFDHKPMVLKNYVLNENGRYFLFLYFYYLLFIISKQQFSNYSDKIIRICLVGLFDCCSYINEIMMNLIEKIINEIEDEYINYHYVICTSLLKCLCNRYSKIKILCMDTMIKLIIKNNNNSKNYKIIEMLIGYKDPNIIPIKSFYDSNYVHINYLCILFNDKSTKVKFHFYSFLFILLYEYTDSNDFVTFLLPYIFSACFDNYKIFRLLSFLYIQLLSKKKTFHVNNNIKEEIIYEFYPEWSYKTNYTLPLPLTLYYFPHSYNNSFLINQNMYQLNLHIINDKETKEEQNHDEMKKKYHIKCHLPRDDMNENINIKENNYNNTISDNVNEIIYNLTEGNKKQNEYSKEYYEVLLNNFIKSNKHISNILIENKITNIDITHNKFNIECKQLAFTLLNSYFKYLYKNIDDCTNFEKLERSKIILLIFYFIEDNITEHIPSFITFLLDIFENKLNFELWVIYMNSLYLIGSYVKPTNYYFFLENYLKNKIQNKSTTINCLYMLNQIFTGTIETYKNIKNKGLTDSYIHESFLLLLNDLIKLFFSILNEHEYIEKYVLILQIIHTIIMNECVHQRMEEKNIIYLIILLYIIFNKISSIRKNIMTKKDRICISKNCYISVEIFDLQFYIDRIKKQKRFENLDLSNDLLNIKISSEIIYEVFKFSDDNINQQKLILELLSDEVLYNTYYVYFLIQYIIKKETFFFDNNFCLFLCNIIIKIFNLHQNEENLFKVVIHEKSLELKDIESENYKKNKNKVKHSFLEYASTMFLLYIFKNINIYETFENIIKICQMIYHLLIEIRNPYSFLFFIKYTSLVEKLCDILECNDVKSMYFCKYIIKDIHINYEKYINNDGDIRYLDNINIKSKLHIRKRINDQIDLLFYYISGCIYIVYYKALYCFSFILNNMNEKIEELNTHQLFLSYFGNTQERILKIIKINQKNNYDIWNTYMASIQDILKNPKFSEFLFLKNYILQSTDYSQLIINIHKYYKHSYDFLNSINLFVLNPIFFNYFYEYKKYENILYNSFFSWNSLNNNENISNGDIIQASNENVNKITNGDDNIIQHNNDDFIKNMETFFNSNNKMKDIKYIKYDETNLFNYFKNHDFILYMNKYKIYNIPFKILEYRSIIILLYSSLLFYVHDFFVIDISETVNFSLISKRAIGLCDQFFLKKYSYVCQNLKSFFNILIVLCLNNEHILKERLIKTDELKNVNRINHIDNKFFHKIVRSLIIDGEDKISIEESFCECINFILNILCSSYKDILTDLRDTYIKTKHVKRLDVCNYIIRTFL, encoded by the exons atgaaaaattatacattCAATATCGtcaaagaaaaaaaggaaaagaaAACAGTTAAAcaatatgataatattatagCAGAAACTTTATGtagttataaaaaatactGTTGTGTccataaaaaaaaggatgacaatgataataattataataatttgatCCTTGAAAAAAAGATTAGACATATAgaagataatattaaaaaaaataatttcatccatttaaatgatgtaaaaaaagataaatttcaatataataatgaatcGTATTTTAGAAATTTTAATATCAACTTATGTATACGAAAAGAATTATTGAAAGataacatattaaataaaataaaatattatataaatgaatatgtatatgatgtaaaagataaaattagtcatgaaatattacatgctaatgataagaaaagattattaaaaacatatatatatgaattaaaaaaaaataatttccTTATTCTAGAAAATTTATACTTCTATTTTTGTATCATCAATAACTATTATGATTATGCATTAACAAAAATGTTTCATAGTTTATTATTAGTTTTTAATcaaaaagaagaaaaagatattttaCTTGTCATATACTTATTCctcattttattaaatgaaaataatattaataaatatatttcatatatatttgattGTCTGATTCTTATCTTAAATGCTGATAAGTATAATATACCCACCGATGAAAGAGATGACACACATCGTTTGTTTGATCATAAACCTATGGTActtaaaaattatgttcTAAATGAGAATGGACGATATTTCTTGTTcctatatttttattacctcctatttataatatctaAACAACaa tTTTCAAATTACTCAGATAAAATAATTCGAATTTGTTTAGTTGGTTTGTTTGATTGTTGCAGTTACATAAATGAGATAATGATGAATTTGATTGAAAAGATTATAAACGAAATAGAagatgaatatataaattatcattatgTTATTTGTACAAGTCTTTTAAAATGTCTATGTAATAGGTACagtaaaataaaaattctATGTATGGATACAATgattaaattaattataaaaaataataataattctaaAAACTATAAAATTATTGAGATGTTAATTGGTTATAAGGATCCTAATATAATTCCTATAAAAAGTTTTTATGATTCAAATtatgttcatataaattatttatgcatattatttaatgatAAAAGTACAAAAGTTAAATtccatttttattcatttctatttatattattatatgaatatacTGATTCCAATGATTTCgttacatttttattaccttatattttttcagcctgttttgataattataagatatttagattattatcattcttatatatacaattattatcaaaaaagaaaacattTCATGtaaataacaatattaaagaagaaattatatatgaattttatCCTGAATGGTcatataaaacaaattataCCTTACCCTTACCATTAACcctttattattttcctcattcatataataaCTCCTTCTTAATAAACCAAAATATGTATCAACTtaatttacatattataaatgataaagaaacaaaagaagaacaaaatcacgatgaaatgaaaaaaaaatatcatataaaatgtCATCTTCCAAGGGATGATatgaatgaaaatattaatataaaagaaaataattataataatacaatatCTGATAATGTAAACGAAATTATTTACAATTTGACGGAAGGgaataaaaaacaaaatgaatataGTAAAGAATATTATGAAGTATTACTAAATAATTTCATCAAAAgtaataaacatatttcaaatatcttaatagaaaataaaataacaaatattGATATAACACACAACAAATTTAATATAGAATGTAAACAACTAGCTTTTACATTATTAAATTCATactttaaatatttatataaaaatatagatgaTTGTACaaattttgaaaaattaGAGAGAAGcaaaattatattactaattttttattttattgaaGATAATATAACAGAACATATACCTTCTTTCATAACCTTTCTATTAGAcatatttgaaaataaattaaatttcGAATTATGggtaatatatatgaattctttatatttaatagGATCTTATGTAAAACCTACTAACtattatttctttcttgaaaattatttgaaaaataaaatacaaaataaaagtaCCACAATAAATTGTctatatatgttaaatCAAATATTTACTGGAACAATagaaacatataaaaatattaagaaCAAAGGATTAACAGattcatatatacatgAGAGTTTTTTATTGCTATTGAATGATTTAATAAAGTTATTCTTTTCCATTTTAAATGAACATGAATATATAGAGAAGTACGTTCTCATTTTACAG ATAATACATACCATAATTATGAACGAATGTGTTCATCAACGAAtggaagaaaaaaatataatttacttaataattttgttatatataatatttaataaaataagtaGTATAAGGAAAAACATAATGACGAAAAAAGACAGAATATGCATAAGTAaaaattgttatatttCTGTAGAAATATTTGATCTTCAATTTTATATAGACAG AATAAAGAAACAGAAACGTTTTGAAAATCTCGACCTTAGTAATGACCTTTtgaatattaaaataagCTCAGAGATTATTTATGAAGTATTCAAATTTTCAGATGATAACATAAACCaacaaaaattaattcTAGAATTATTATCAGATGAAGTGTTgtataatacatattatgtatatttcttaatacaatatattattaaaaaagagacgtttttttttgataataatttttgtctgtttttatgtaatataataataaaaatttttaatcTTCATCAAAATGAAGAGAATTTATTTAAAGTTGTAATTCATGAAAAAAGTTTAGAATTAAAGGATATTGAATCTGagaattataaaaagaataaaaataaagtgAAACATTCCTTTTTAGAATATGCAAGTAcaatgtttttattatatatatttaagaatataaacatatatgAAACATTTGAAAATATCATTAAAATCTGTCAAATGATTTATCACCTTTTGATTGAAATAAGGAACCCTTActcatttttattttttattaaatacacaag TTTGGTTGAGAAACTTTGTGACATATTAGAGTGTAATGATGTGAAGAGTATGTATTTCTGCAAATACATAATTAAGgatattcatataaattatgaaaaatatataaataatgatggAGATATAAGATATTTggataatataaatataaaaagcAAATTACATATCCGTAAAAGAATAAACGACCAAATAgatcttttattttattatataagtggttgtatttatatagtTTATTATAAAGCCTTGTATtgtttttcatttatattaaataatatgaatgaaaaGATAGAAGAATTAAATACTCATCAATTgtttttatcatattttgGGAACACACAAGAAagaatattaaaaattataaaaataaatcaaaagaataattatgatatttGGAATACATACATGGCATCTATTcaagatatattaaaaaacCCCAAATTTTCAGAATTCttatttttgaaaaattatattttacaatCAACAGATTATAGTCAActtattataaatattcataagTACTACAAACATTCatatgattttttaaatagCATTAACCTATTTGTTTTAAATcctatattttttaattatttctATGAATATAAGAAgtatgaaaatattttgtataattcctttttttcttggaactcattaaataataatgaaaatatatcaaaCGGGGATATAATTCAAGCATCAAAtgaaaatgtaaataaaataacaaatggagatgataatataatacaacATAACAATGATGactttataaaaaatatggaaacattttttaattcaaataataaaatgaaggatatcaaatatattaaatatgatgaaactaatttattcaattattttaaaaatcacgatttcattttatatatgaataaatataaaatttataatattccatttaaaatattagaaTATAGGTcaattataattttattgtattcttctttattattttatgttcatgatttttttgtaatagATATATCTGAAACGgttaatttttctttaatatcAAAGAGGGCAATAGGATTATGTGACCAgttctttttaaaaaaatattcttatgTCTGTCAAAATTTGAAAtccttttttaatattcttattgtg TTATGTTTGAATAATGAACATATATTGAAAGAGCGCTTAATAAAAACAGACGAATTAAAGAATGTCAATCGAATTAATCATATAGATAATAAgttttttcataaaattgTTCGTAGCCTTATTATAGATGGTG AGGATAAAATATCGATTGAAGAATCATTTTGTGAATGCataaattttattcttaatatattatgtagTTCTTATAAGG ATATTTTAACCGATTTAAGagatacatatattaaaacTAAACATGTTAAAAGATTAGATGTTTGcaattatataattagGACATTTTTATAG
- a CDS encoding hypothetical protein (conserved Plasmodium protein, unknown function): MGINSYFMKYIKVTYITRRRSEMKKTIENLKNNIYTYNTYSCKNIIYHMKDVEGSNINNNDYSVKIDENIEHLLKFINPLNICNKKDNDEKITSLYNMNKNNLDIKEDHNLLSRKDMYILKYKINHIVGKRGKREQYRYTYLKSPFKYKYALRHYVFEKYKYHFYFYNITHFNIHIIFNIILSSMTSNTSVKCNINWFFPGKHLFDSDFLRKCFHILIEKSLNNKTLKNYNEIKKIIDYFQDDDNNNRENNQHINNNDEDSKLMPSHDINLDLTKYNIQNILPLFFENKLFSENYKNLFLHEEKSFKNIKSKMRKKNLHWFINKNTNI, encoded by the coding sequence atgggGATAAATAGttattttatgaaatatattaaggTGACGTATATCACTAGAAGAAGAAGtgaaatgaaaaaaacGATAGAAAATTTAAAGAATAACATTTACACATACAATACATATAGTTGtaagaatataatttatcatATGAAAGATGTGGAAGGAtcaaatattaataataatgattataGTGTAAAAATTGATGAAAACATTGaacatttattaaaatttattaatccattaaatatatgtaataaaaaagataatgATGAGAAAATAACATCtctttataatatgaataaaaataatttagatataaaagaagatcataatttattatcaaGAAAAGATATGtacattttaaaatataaaattaatcATATTGTTGGAAAAAGAGGAAAAAGAGAACAGTATAGATATACTTATTTGAAATCAccatttaaatataaatatgcATTAAGACATTATgtttttgaaaaatataaatatcatttttatttctataatataacacattttaatatacatataatatttaatattattttatcatcTATGACAAGTAACACATCTGttaaatgtaatataaattgGTTCTTTCCAGGTAAACATTTATTTGATTCGGattttttaagaaaatGCTTTCACATACTCATTGAAAAGAGTCTGAACAACAAGACGTTGAAAAATTAcaatgaaataaaaaaaattatagaTTATTTTCaagatgatgataataataatcgTGAAAATAATCAACATATTAACAATAACGATGAGGATTCTAAATTGATGCCTTCTCACGATATCAACTTAGACCTTACAAAGTATAACATACAAAATATACTACCActtttttttgaaaataagTTATTCAgtgaaaattataaaaactTATTTTTACACGAAGAAAAAagttttaaaaatattaaatcaaaaatgagaaaaaaaaatctacattggtttataaataaaaatacaaatatataa
- a CDS encoding hypothetical protein (conserved Plasmodium protein, unknown function), producing MFKKGPKNKKKKKCKTKKQANDSFCDSIICPEEDMVDILRQKENSNSENLNKENLNSENFNEENCFLEKRTDENENKEIINSNKYINNEWDKKLLSSNKICENEINEINHKHVLENFQNINVMNISENVDSIYGNNNNNNYIEPIKNEKKEYQICNSNSSLLKAASDSSNIDEQTHKNNDNYKKELSTILNNEEIIAYLKLNNKKDIDEKTNYLFPSIDIDHKSYSYLEEGQDDYLIEMDRKIDKEIENFQNTFNHFYNLDNTNNKFDYKNNNINDDDNNNNINNNNNINNNNNNNNNSNDDDNNFDEKNNYINEQNKEEIIKNLNNINILNTNENNVENNMLFKKINDTYVVPKGQNKNHNFTYKIKKKIYGKIQIQKKCSHSTTKTRHYTLLNNLFNMKNKNILHYKKLQKPLKKKKKKYYIFPYNWGNTQIQLITGYIRCFKKYSLYKEFKKHIMLKNQNRNNEEKKKLNHIYNMQNEFEISSLLCVNVSNCISPSEFLELFYPYDKFIFFLKVLNKKCNEEYMIYFLTFHIYVKQIMKKSRTLTFFNMKKKKSVKIYLVKDITMNRISCINKKKKKKNIIINTDPFSHHNEKKKYNTIEDSSLAYYHMNTKLYEIQKKVFINPLYIISQNKFQLSCAVCLEPLYSENLSKIISYIFHNHFEKTKKLTGITKKKDGDNIITIEKDKNIPSTLKVKYMYEKMDTTNFKNKENLNDSLTFEKKYDDNKELFKNITTDDILNKENPCKEELDYNKEFKNFNKKKYDYYLHVIRYISSIQNKYDNEIKNKWKKNQNNIDTIYENNKVYNNVCINILCGHIFHSNCLKKCCFTSCPICRYKQYNYQIANCDICEKNKNVKICLFCCFIGCSINYEQKSKIKEKKLKEKHKFIKKKLYIVKRILYIFIKIVYPFLQKSHQIYLHEKCNMIQQVKKKIYIYIKNMDIQTNDIQYNTHKTNIKKVEQFPENQSNKEEDKNRNKNVKKNIYEQMGPRKNKHRYSMNNFNKFIYIRNIKDKIEQNYVVYNFMSNKIGILNKVHFNISSYKKKKKKIKKINNCNIYSVVLNNYTECKLSNEKKKKMNKKKKKNKKYIKCNRKNNIDHAIEHFYNTSHNYFYDISKNSIYDYSSQLYTKTIINFKKEDKENLDDMYSVNVTNHNDEKEIIDKKNIIMYIYEYNQLLCALLESQRNNFLESISDMKKNYENISKDNFNEANKIFKQLRSLQQKNQNLKNDIKKKISTLNEKNINNENLKKELQNLEIINKKLSDDQKREINNYEMKAEEKKKIIKEKQQIVRELKQQIADLSFHKQAVSKFSLNHETANSSFMIAEKITQNIRFKK from the exons atgtttaaaaaaggtccaaaaaataaaaaaaaaaaaaaatgcaAAACAAAAAAACAAGCAAACGATTCGTTTTGTGATTCAATAATATGTCCTGAGGAAGATATGGTTGACATATTAAgacaaaaagaaaattcAAACAGTGAAAATTTAAACAAAGAAAATTTAAACAGTGAAAATTTTAACGAAGAAAATTGTTTCTTAGAAAAACGAACTGATGAAAATGAgaataaagaaattataaattcaaataaatatataaataatgaatgggataaaaaattattatcttcaAATAAGATATGTGAGAACGAAATTAACGAAATAAATCATAAACATGTTCTAGAAAATTTccaaaatataaatgttatGAATATCAGTGAAAATGTAGATTCCATTTatggaaataataataataataattatatagaacccattaaaaatgaaaaaaaagaatacCAAATTTGTAATTCAAATTCTAGTCTTTTAAAAGCTGCTTCCGATAGTAGTAATATAGACGAACAAACACacaaaaataatgataattataaaaaggaaCTATCTACAATACttaataatgaagaaataatagcttatttaaaattaaataataaaaaagatatagatgaaaaaacaaattatcTATTCCCATCAATAGATATAGATCATAAATCTTATTCATATCTTGAAGAGGGACAGGATGATTATCTCATTGAAATGGATAGAAAAATTGACAAAGAAATTGAAAATTTTCAAAACACATttaatcatttttataatttagataatacaaataataaatttgattataaaaataataatatcaatgatgatgataataataataatattaataataataataatattaataataataataataataataataatagcaatgatgatgataataattttgatgagaaaaataattatataaatgaacaaaataaagaagaaataataaaaaacctaaataatattaatatattaaatactaatgaaaataatgtcgaaaataatatgctttttaaaaaaataaatgatacATATGTTGTACCAAAAGgacaaaataaaaatcataattttacatataaaataaaaaaaaaaatatatggaaaaatacaaatacaaaaaaaatgttcACATTCCACAACAAAAACAAGACATTATactttattaaataatctatttaatatgaaaaataaaaacattttacactataaaaaattacagaaacctttaaaaaaaaaaaaaaagaaatattatatattcccCTATAATTGGGGGAATACACAAATTCAACTGATAACAGGATATATTAGATgtttcaaaaaatattcattatataaagaatttaaaaaacatataatgctgaaaaatcaaaatagaaataatgaagaaaagaaaaaattaaatcatatatataatatgcAAAATGAATTCGAAATTTCCTCATTGCTTTGTGTGAATGTTTCTAATTGTATATCTCCTTCTGAATTTTTGGAACTCTTTTATCCTTATGATAAgtttatattctttttaaaagtattaaataaaaaatgtaatgaagaatatatgatttattttttaacatttcatatatatgtaaaacaaataatgaaaaaatcTCGCACACttactttttttaatatgaaaaaaaaaaaaagtgtaaaaatatatcttgTGAAAGATATTACAATGAATAGAATATcttgtataaataaaaaaaaaaaaaaaaaaaatattataattaatacGGACCCATTTTCTCACCacaatgaaaaaaaaaaatataatacaataGAAGATTCATCATTAGcatattatcatatgaataccaaattatatgaaattCAAAAGAAAGTATTTATTAATccattatatattatttctcAAAATAAATTTCAACTTTCATGTGCAGTTTGTTTAGAACCTTTATATTCAGAAAATTTGAGTAAAATTATATCCTACATATTTCATAATCATTTTGAAAAAACTAAAAAGTTAACCGGAatcacaaaaaaaaaagatggagataatattataacaataGAGAAGGATAAAAATATCCCTTCAACATTAAAagttaaatatatgtatgaaaaaatggatacaacaaattttaaaaataaagaaaatcTTAATGATTCTTTAAcatttgaaaaaaaatatgacGATAATAAggaattatttaaaaatataacaactgatgacatattaaataaagaaaatcCATGTAAAGAAGAATTGGACTACAATaaagaatttaaaaattttaataaaaaaaaatatgattaCTATTTACATGTTATACGTTATATTAGTTctatacaaaataaatatgataacgaaattaaaaataagtggaagaaaaatcaaaataatatagacactatatatgaaaataataaggtgtataataatgtatgtattaatatacTTTGTGGTCATATATTTCATTCGAActgtttaaaaaaatgttgTTTTACCTCTTGTCCTATATGTAgatataaacaatataattatcaaaTAGCTAATTGTGACATTtgtgaaaaaaataaaaatgtaaaaatatgCTTATTCTGTTGTTTCATTGGCTGTTCTATAAATTATGAAcaaaaaagtaaaataaaagaaaaaaaattaaaagaaaaacataaatttattaagaagaaattatatattgttaaaagaattttatatatttttataaaaattgtatatccttttttacaaaaaagTCATCAAATATATCTACATGAAAAATGTAATATGATTCAACaagtgaaaaaaaaaatatatatatatataaaaaatatggacATACAAACAAATGACATTCAATATAATACCCATAAAACAAATATCAAAAAAGTGGAGCAGTTTCCGGAAAATCAGTCtaataaagaagaagacaaaaatagaaataaaaatgtgaaaaaaaatatatacgAGCAAATGGGTCCAAGAAAAAACAAGCATAGATACAGTATGAATAATTTCaacaaatttatttatataagaaatataaaagacAAAATAGAACAAAATTATgttgtatataattttatgaGTAACAAAATAGGAATACTAAATAAAGTACactttaatatatctagttataaaaaaaaaaaaaaaaaaattaaaaaaataaacaactgtaatatatacagtgtagtattaaataattacaCTGAATGTAAATTatcaaatgaaaaaaaaaagaaaatgaacaagaagaagaagaagaacaagaaatatataaaatgtaatagaaaaaataatatagatcATGCAATAGAACACTTTTATAATACCAgtcataattatttttatgatatatcTAAAAATTCTATATATGACTATAGTAGTCAGTTATATACGAAAACAATTATAAATTTCAAAAAGgaagataaagaaaatttgGATGATATGTACTCTGTAAATGTAACAAATCATAATGATGAAAAGGAAATCatagataaaaaaaatatcataatgtatatatatgaatataatcAATTATTATGTGCTTTATTAGAAAGTCAAAGAAACAATTTCTTAGAATCTATATCCgatatgaaaaaaaattatgaaaacATTAGTAAAGATAATTTTAATGAAGCtaataaaattttcaaACAACTTAGGTCTttacaacaaaaaaatcaaaacttaaaaaatgatataaaaaaaaaaataagtacacttaatgaaaaaaatattaacaatgaaaatttaaaaaaagagCTTCAAAATCTCGAGatcataaataaaaaacttTCTGATGATCAAAAGAgagaaataaataattatgaaatgaaggcagaagaaaaaaaaaaaatcataaaagaaaaacagCAAATTGTAAGGGAGTTAAAACAGCAG aTAGCAGATTTAAGTTTTCACAAACAGGCTGTCTCCAAGTTTAGCTTGAATCACGAAACTGCG AATTCATCTTTTATGATAGCGGAAAAAATTACGCAAAACATTAGATTCAAAAAATGA